The segment TTACGGCGATATTCTCGTAGCTCCGGAATGCTCGCTATCGGCCCTGCAGGACGCATGGGCCCGGATCTGTGAGACCGGTGGCTTTGATATTGCCTTTCTCAATCGTCTTTTGCCGGGTGCGGCGGCCCGCAAGATTTTCACTCCGGATACCTCCAGCGGGATCAGGCTTCGCTCCAATCACAGGGAGGAAGTCAGTTATCGCGTCGCCGGACAGTGGGCCAGCGGAGGAGCGTGGTTCGCGGAGCAGTCGAAAAAGACCCGGCAGAATTATCGGCGCGGCGTCAAGACGTTGAAAGAAGCCGGGGAAACGAAATTTCGCCTGCTTGCGCCAGACGAGCCACTGCAGCCGGTACTGGACCGGCTCTCTGCCCTGAAGCGCAGATGGCTGGTCGAGCACAAGCGTGAATCCCAACTTTTCGAAGAGGGAGCGCCGGTACTGGCCGCACTCGTCGACGCGCTGGCGCGCGCCGGCGTGCTGCACATTTTCGTACTTGAATGCGATGGTGCGATGGTCGCGGTTTCCATCAATTTCGTCCAGCACCACACCATGCTGGCGTTCGTGACCACCTTCGATCCGGATTTCAGCCAGGCGTCGCCGGGCATGATCCTGATGATGGACTACATACAGTGGTCGTTCGATCACGGCTTGAGCACGGTCGATTTCCTGTGCGGCGCAGAGGCGTTCAAGCATAAATTCGCAACGCAGGGCGTTGTCCTGCAATCCGTTCTTGGGACGCGCACGGTGCAAGGTTCGCTGGCTTCCCTTGCCGATCGTATGCGTCAGAGGGTCCGGCATTCACGCGGGCGCGGATTGGCAACGACAGCTTGATTTTCGGCTTGATCGGCGCCGGAACGCTGTGTCCGACCGGCAATGGCAGGCGGTGCCATATCGCTTCCGGGTCGCCGGCAGCACGAACCGCTCACAGTGCCGATTGCGTCTGAGCTGGAACGACCCGCCAGACCTTGCTGCCGACATCATCCGCCACCAGCAGGGCGCCGCGCCGGTCTATCGCCACGCCCACAGGACGGCCAAAGGCCTTGTCGTCCTCGCTCAGGAAGCCGGTGAGGATGTCCTGAGGCGGGCCAGAGGGCCTACCGCCGGTAAACGGCACGAAAATCACCTTGTAGCCGCTGTGCGGCCTGCGGTTCCACGAGCCATGCTGCCCGACGAAGGCGCCATTCCTGTATTGAGGACCGAACAGGTCGCCTGTATTGAAGGTCAGTCCCAATGAAGCCGTATGCGCCCCGAGCGCATAGTCCGGCTTGATCGCCTGGGCGACGAGGTCGGGCCGCTGCGGCTTGACGCGATCGTCGACATGCTGGCCAAAATAGCTGTAAGGCCAGCCATAGAAGCCGCCATCCTTCACCGAAGTCATGTAGTCCGGCACCAGGTCGCTGCCGATCTCGTCGCGCTCGTTGACGACGACCCAGAGCTCACCGCTTTCCGGATGCCACGACAGGCCGTTTGGATTGCGCAGGTCGGAGGCGAAGAGACGCGTCTGTTTCGAGGCGAGATCGATCTCCAGCACGGCGGCGCGATTCTGCTCTTCCTCCAGGCCGTTCTCGCCGACATTGGAATTGGATCCGACCGTCGCATAGAGCTTCGTGCCGTCCTGCGAGGCGGTCACATCCTTGGTCCAGTGGTGGTTCCTCCCCGCAGGCAGGTCGACGATCTTCTCCGCCGGTGCGGTGATCTCGGTCGCACCCTCCTGGTAGGGATAGGCCACAATTGCATTGGCGTTGGCGACGTAGAGCTTGCCGTTGAGCAGGGTCATGCCGAATGGCGAGAACAGCCCGGCGAGAAAGGCGGTCTTGGTTTCCGCCACCCCGTCGCCGTCCTGGTCGCGCAGCAACGAGATGCGATTGGCGCTAGGCGTTTGCGCGCCGGCCTGGCTCTGGAAGAGGTCGACGAAGAAGCGGCGGATGCTGAAGCCCTCGTCCGGCTTGGGCGGCGCAGCGCTCTCCGCCACCAGCACGTCGCCGTTTGGCGCCACGTACAGCCAGCGCGGGTGGTCGAGCCCGCCGGCAAACTCGTTGACTGCAAATCCCTGGGCCGCGTCGGCTTGGTGCCCTGCGGCCACGGCGTGGCCTTGGCGACATGGACCGTCGGCAGCCAGGTCGGATTGGGCTCTGGCAGGGTCGGGTTGGGGCCATAGGTTTCCGCGATCGGAACGGTCGCCTCTTCGCGGGACATGAAGAAGATCGCTCCTCCGGCAACGACGAAAACAACGATCAGGATGAGAAGAGCGGTAAGCAAGTTTTTCACCAGAACCTCGAAAAAGTCGAAAGAACCCAAACGCACCTATCGCGTTGCGGTTGCCGACGCAGCCGCCGATCGGGAGAAATAGGCCGCAAGCGCGCGGACGTCGTCGTCCGTCAGACCCTTCGCCGCATTGGCCATGAGATGGCCGAAGCGCGTTCCGCCACGCTTTCCCGCCCTGAACAGCCCAAGCTGCGTCTCGATGTAGCGCGCCGGCTGGCCGGCGATCGAGGGATAGAGCGGGCTGCGGTCCTGTCTTCCGTGACAGCCGAGGCAGGCGGGCACGTTGGCCTCCTTGACGCCTCTCTCGGCGATTTGCCTGCCGCGCCGGACAAGGGCTGGATCGCCCGCGCCGCCGGGGTGCATCGCCGGCAGGGCGGCGAAATGCCTGGCCAGGTCCGGCCAGGACTGAGGCCCTGCCGCAATGGCGGGCAGGCTCATCAACCCGCTTGCCCGGCCTTCCTCGGCATAGGCACGCAGGCTTTCAAGCAGATAGGCCTCGCTCTGCCCGGCGAGAACGGGTATCGCCGGACCGCGCCCAAGGCCGTCCTCGCCGTGGCAGCGGGCGCAATCTGCGAGCACTTGCGGCAGGGTTCCGGCAGCGCCTGCTGGAGGCGCAAGCCTTTGGCCATAGGCGAGATCACGATAGGTGGCTTCGTCCAGCGACGGCAGTTCGCGTAGGAAGGCGACCATCGCCCAGACCTCGTCGTCGCGTTCTTGCGTCGGCCAAGCCGGCATGCCGGTGAAACGCACGCCGTGCTTGACGATACGAAAAAGCTCCGCGTCCGACCATTCGCCGATGGTCCCGGCAAGGTCAGGCGGCTGCGGCAGCATTCTCATGACGACGGGTGATCGCGGCTCGCCCGGCGCACCGTGACAGATGGCGCAGCCGCGCGCGAAATGCCCGGCGGCCGGCTGAATCGCATGCCGTGGCAGAGCCTCTGGAACCTCGACCGCCAGGGCATAGGT is part of the Mesorhizobium sp. L-2-11 genome and harbors:
- a CDS encoding GNAT family N-acetyltransferase is translated as MNTIVSIGASSAERLEVVRSADRLAAIEADWMQLWHRTDGLVFQSHAWISAWWNTVADRDHRALRIGLVWNGDRLVAVFPMAIGKRKGLRFLEWAASSYTDYGDILVAPECSLSALQDAWARICETGGFDIAFLNRLLPGAAARKIFTPDTSSGIRLRSNHREEVSYRVAGQWASGGAWFAEQSKKTRQNYRRGVKTLKEAGETKFRLLAPDEPLQPVLDRLSALKRRWLVEHKRESQLFEEGAPVLAALVDALARAGVLHIFVLECDGAMVAVSINFVQHHTMLAFVTTFDPDFSQASPGMILMMDYIQWSFDHGLSTVDFLCGAEAFKHKFATQGVVLQSVLGTRTVQGSLASLADRMRQRVRHSRGRGLATTA
- a CDS encoding c-type cytochrome; amino-acid sequence: MHISWKKLAIALAILPFVVVLAAWIGFFNVGASSGHWKITEWFLHFAMRSAVRTYALAVEVPEALPRHAIQPAAGHFARGCAICHGAPGEPRSPVVMRMLPQPPDLAGTIGEWSDAELFRIVKHGVRFTGMPAWPTQERDDEVWAMVAFLRELPSLDEATYRDLAYGQRLAPPAGAAGTLPQVLADCARCHGEDGLGRGPAIPVLAGQSEAYLLESLRAYAEEGRASGLMSLPAIAAGPQSWPDLARHFAALPAMHPGGAGDPALVRRGRQIAERGVKEANVPACLGCHGRQDRSPLYPSIAGQPARYIETQLGLFRAGKRGGTRFGHLMANAAKGLTDDDVRALAAYFSRSAAASATATR